In the genome of Methylotenera mobilis JLW8, the window CATGTGGCGGCTCACCCTCCAGATGCATAAAGTAATCATCTAAAGACTCTTGCACTGCTTGGCTGAGCTTACAATTTTCTGACATAGAAGTTCCTAGGCTGCTAATGCTGAAGACGCATCTGTTTCGGAATCGTCAGCGTCATTTTCAATGTAAACCAAGCGCTCATTTTTTGTTTTTAGTTCTACAAAAAAGTCATTAATTGCTTGTAGTTGTAATTCTATGGTTTGCAGAGTGTTCATGGTGTGGCGGAACTGTGCCGAACCAGCTAAACCTTTGGTGTACCATGAAATGTGCTTACGTGCCATACGCATGCCGGTAAGGTCACCATAGAACTCATATAAATCATGAAGATGTTCTAGCATCACGGCGTGGATTTCATCCACGGTAGGTGGCAATAAATGGGTGCCGGTAGTGAGGTAATGCTCAATTTCGCGGAATATCCAAGGGCGACCTTGTGCGGCGCGGCCTATCATCACGGCATCTGCACCGGTGTAATCCAGCACAAACTTTGCTTTTTCTGGGGTGGTGATGTCGCCATTAGCAATCAGCGGAATCTTAATCGCTTGCTTTACTGCCGCGATGGTATCGTATTCTGCGTCGCCCATATAAGCACAGGCGCGGGTGCGGCCATGCATGGCTAACGCCTGCACGCCTAAGTCTTCAGCCATTTTCGCGATTTGAATCGCGTTGCGGTTTTGTTTGTCCCAACCGGTACGGATTTTTAGTGTGACCGGTACATCGACTGCGCCTACAACTGCGCGCAGAATTTGCGCAACTAGCGGTTCGTCTTTCAGCAATGCCGAGCCTGCCATCACGTTACAGATTTTTTTAGCCGGGCAGCCCATGTTGATGTCAATGATTTGCGCGCCATTGTCCACATTGTGTTTAGCGGCCTCGGCCATCATTTTGGGGTCAGCACCAGCAATTTGCACAGAAATCGGGTTAACTTCGCCTTCGTGGTTGGCACGGCGTTTGGTTTTTTCGCTACCGTACAGTAGTGAGTTCGAGGTCACCATCTCAGATACAGCCAAGCCCGCGCCCATCTTTTTGCAAAGCTGGCGGAAAGGCCTGTCGGTCACGCCCGCCATGGGTGCGACAACTAGGTTGTTTTTTAAGATGTGATTACCGATTTGCACTAGTGTATTTCTCGTACGCGAAAGCTGCCTATTTTATACGCAATCTCAGTTTGAGAAAACAATTTTCAGCATACAATTGGCAATAGTTTTTTATTGAGTCTGATTATGCAGAAGCCATCTACCACCCACATTGCCTTTGCCAGCTTTATTGGCACCGCGATTGAGTTTTACGATTTTTATATTTACGCCATGGCAGCAGCTTTGGTGATCGGGCAAGTATTTTTTCCTGCTAGTGACCCAGCCACTCAGTCTCTGAATGCATTTTTAACGTTTGGCATTGCGTTTATTGCACGGCCAGTGGGTGCCATCGTGTTTGGCCATTTTGGCGATAAAGTCGGGCGTAAGGCCACGCTGGCGGCATCTTTGCTGTTGATGGGTATTTCTACTTTGCTGATTGGGCTATTACCGGGCTACGACACGTTAGGTATCTGGGCGCCAATTGCCTTATGTATCTTGCGCTTTGGTCAGGGGTTGGGCTTAGGTGGTGAGTGGGGCGGCGCAGCATTGCTGGCTACTGAGCATGCGCCGGCAGGCAAGCGCGCTTGGTTTGGCATGTTTCCGCAGTTGGGGCCATCGGTTGGTTTTTTAATGGCCACTTTGAGCTATCTCGCTTTGTCGCTATGGCTAACTGATGCGCAATTTAAAGCGTGGGGCTGGCGTCTGCCTTTTATTGCCAGCGCTCTACTGGTGGGCGTGGGTTTGTATGTGCGTTTTAAACTAGCTGAAACGCCAGCTTTTGCTAGCGCGCTGGCGCAGCATAAAACACATGCGATGCCCATCAAGCCGTTATTAAGCCAACATTTACGGCCGGTGCTGTTAGGCGCACTGGCGATGGTGGTGTGCTACAACTTATTTTATACCGCCACGGTGTTTTGCTTGAGTTACGGTACCGCTAATTTGGGGTTTACGCGTAGCGACTTTTTAGGCATGTTGTGTGTTGCTATTTTGTTTATGACGCTTGCTACGCCTATTTCAGCAAAGTTGAGTGACATCTACGGGCGCAAGCCTGTGCTGTTATTTAGCGGTGCACTGGCGGTGCTGGCAGGCTTTGCGTTAAGCCCTTTGCTCGAAAGTGGCTCGGTAGTGCAAGTGACTTTGTTTTTATCTTTAGCCTTGTTCCTGATGGGCGCTACTTTTGCGCCGATGGGGGCATACCTGCCTGAGCAGTTTCCAGTGGCGGTACGTTATACCGGCGCGGGTTTGGCTTATCAGCTTGGTGGTATTTTAGGTGCTTCAATGGCACCCTATATTTCACAAGTGCTGGTGACGGCCGGTGGCTTAGCCTGGGTAGGGGCTTATGTGTCTATTGCCGCTGCCGTGAGTTTTATTGCGGTGTTATTGCTGGGGGAGCGCAGGGGTAGTGACTTGCTCTAGGTGCGTCAGCCATGTGATGGCTTGCTCGCGTGTATCGCCACACATTTCTGCACTAGGTTGCAGGCCACCACAAAACGCAGGGCGCTCCGGCTGACCAAAAATTTTACACATATTGTGCTCATCTAGCTGAACGCAGCGCACCCCGGCAGGCTTGCCATTGGGCATACCGGGAATAGGGCTGTTGATGGAAGGTGCGATGCAGCATGCGCCGCAATGGTCTCTACATTTCATGGAGTATTGATCAGCCTTAGTGCTCTGCAGCGCTTAACATTCTGTCCACGGGAAATTCAGTGCGGTGACTGCGAGCTTGATTTCTTCCAATGCTGCGTTTGCCGTTGCCGTAGGGCCTTTGACCCCCACCTCTGTGGTGCGGCGGTTATCCAGTTTAGGCAGGCTAAACAGCTTGAGTTCTGGGTATTTCGCTACAATATGATTCATTAAATCAATGAGTTGGCTTTCGCCGGCCTCCATCACTAGGATCGATAGCTCAGTGTAATCCTGTTGGTGAAATAGGTGCTGGTAGTGGGTGTCTAGCACCCACTCCACCATAGGATGCGCCATTTGTGGAAAACCCGGCACAAAGTAATGCTGGTTGATGGCAAAGCCAGCTACGCGATTAACTGGGTTGGGAATTAGCGCTGCACCAGAAGGCAAATCTGCCATCAATACTCGCTTAGGATAAGCGCCTTCACCATATTGCGCCTCAATCTCGGCAACCGCCCCTGCGTGACGTGTCAGCGTCACTCCGGCTGCGTCTGCCGCGCACTGGCGTGTGTAATCGTCTGGTGTAGCGCCAATGCCGCCAAAACTGAACACGATATCGCCATGCTGCATACTAGCCTGCAGCAGCCTGGTAATCTGCGCCGGAATATCACCCAGATAATGCGCCCATGCCAGCTGTAACCCACGTGACTTTAATGCCTGTATGACAAAGTTCAGATGCGCGTCTTGCCGCTTTCCAGATAGAATTTCATCGCCGATGATGTAGATGCCAAAGTTTTGCATGTTCGAAGTGTCTTGATTGTTTGTTAAGTTAATGCGCGCTTTCCCAGTTGCTGCCCACGCCTACTTCGGCGAGTAGCGGCACATCTAGTTTCGCTACACTTTGCATCAACTCTGGCAGTTTCTGTTTCACCAATTCAAGCTCGCTATCTGCTACTTCTAGCACCAGCTCATCGTGTACTTGCATGATCAGTTTGGTGTTTAGCTGTTCATCTTTCAGCCATTTATCTACTGCAATCATGGCGAGTTTGATTAAGTCTGCCGCAGTGCCTTGCATAGGCGCGTTGATGGCGGCACGTTCGGCACCTGCTCTACGCATGCCATTGGCGCTGTTGATTTCCGGTACCCACAGCCTGCGGCCGAAGTAAGTTTCTACATAGCCTTTTTCTTTGGCGAGTTCGCGCGTGTCCTGCATGTACTGGCGTACGCCCGGGTAGCGTGCAAAGTAGCGTTCTATATAGTTTTGTGCGGCGCTACGCTCGATATTGAGGTTTTGCGCCAAGCCAAATGCGCTCATGCCGTAAATCAGGCCAAAGTTAATCACTTTGGCGTAACGGCGCTGTTCGTTATCCACGGCGCTACGTTCCACACCAAAGATTTCGGCAGCGGTGGCGCGGTGAATATCTTCATTGTTGGCAAAAGCTTGCAGCATGCCGGCATCTTTAGATAGATGCGCCATGATACGCAGCTCAATTTGCGAGTAATCTGCAGAAACGATATGACTGCCGGGCGGTGCGATAAAAGCTTCGCGGATGCGGCGGCCTTCCGCGGTGCGCACCGGAATGTTTTGCAAGTTAGGATCGCTACTGGCCAAACGCCCGGTGATTGCCACTGCCTGATTGTAGTTGGTATGTACGCGCCCAGTGTGCGCGTTAATCATTTTCGGCAGCTTGTCGGTATAGGTAGATTTTAATTTGGCTAAACCACGGTATTCCAGCAGCACTTTCGGCAGTGGGTAATCCAGCGCTAGTTCCTGTAGTACGTCTTCATCTGTAGATGGCGCGCCAGAAGGGGTTTTCTTAATCGGTTTGATGCCTAGTTTGCCAAATAAAATCTCTTGTAGTTGCTTAGGTGAGCCTAAGTTAAATGGTTGCCCAGCCAGCTCAAAAGCCTTTGCTTCTAGCTCCATTAGCTTCATGCCAATTTCGTTACTTTGGCGATTGAGCATGTTGGCATCAATCAGCACGCCGTTGCGCTCGATGGTAAACAGGCATTCCATTGATGGCATTTCCACCTGGCTATAAATGAAATTGAGTTTGTCATCTTGCAGCACTTGTGGCGATAGCGCTTCATGCAGTTGCAAGGTAATGTCGGCATCTTCAGCGGCGTACTCGGCGGCAACTTCTATGGTTACCTGATTAAAGCCGACTTGCTTGGCACCTTTGCCCGCCACTTGCTCAAAGCTGATGGGCTCAATGCCTAAGTGTCGTGCGCTCAGTTCATCCATCCCGTGGCCGCGGTGGCTTTCCAGCACGTAAGACTGCAGCAAGGTGTCGTGTGCAATGCCGTTCAGTGCAATGCCGTGGTTTGCTAATACGTGTTTATCGTATTTTAGGTTTTGCCCTACTTTTTTGATAGTTGGGTTCTCCAGCAAAGGCTTGAATTTGGCTAAAACCTCTGCCAAAGGCAGTTGTGAAGGCGCATCAAAATAATCGTGCGTGAGTGGTAAGTAGGCGCCAGTGCCTGCGGCTACACTAAACGACATGCCGACAATTTGAGCGGTGAGCGGGTCTAGTGAGGTGGTTTCGGTATCAAAGCAGATTAGTTCTGCTTGATTGAGTTTAGCAAGCCATGTGTCTAAAACAGCCTCGCTAAGTATGGTTTCATACTGGCGGCTGATGTTAGGGGTGTAATGGTGATTTGTGGTTTTTGGCTCGGCTTTGGGTGTTGATACAGCTCCGGCATTGGTTTGCGGTGCTGTTGCGGGTGAGCCGAATAAATCACCTGACGTACCTGCCGGTGCGAGTTCGACGCTGGGTTGGCTGACCGCATCTGGCATGTTGTCTAGCTCGCGCTTCCAGCTTCTAAATTCAAAGTGGTCAAATAATGCAGCCAGTTTGGCTTTGTCGGGTGCCTGTTGTACTAGTTCGTCAAAGTGTTCGCGGATACCCACGTCACAGCGGATAGTAATCAGCTCGCGTGCGGTGGGGAGCCACGGTAATGCTTTGCGCAGATTCTCTCCAACCACGCCTTTAATGCTGTCGGCATTGGCGACAATATTATCTAGCGTGCCGTATTCTTTTAGCCATTTCACTGCGGTTTTTGGGCCCACTTTTTCCACGCCGGGTACGTTGTCCGAGGTGTCACCAATCAGTACCAGATAATCAATAATCAAGCTGGGCGGGATGCCGAATTTATTTTCCACACCTGCGACATCTAGCACGTCATCAGTCTTACGGAAAGCATCGCGCATGGTGTTGACCACGGTAATTTGCTCGTTCACCAGCTGTGAAATGTCTTTATCGCCGGTAGAGATAATGGTTTTAATGCCTTGTTGCTCCGCTTGTTTTGCCAGTGCGCCAATCACGTCGTCCGCTTCTACGCCATCTTCAATGATGAGTGGCCAGCCCATGGCGCGTATGGTTTCAAATAGCGGCTCAATTTGTGAGCGCAAATCATCAGGCATGCTGGCGCGGTTAGCTTTGTATTCTGGATAAATGTCATCGCGGAAGGTTTTGCCCTTAGCGTCAAACACACAGGCACTGTATTCGGCAGGGTAGTCTTTATGCAGGCGGCGCAACATGTTAAGTACGCCCTGAATCGCGCCTACCGGCTCGTTGGCAGAGTTGCGCAGATCAGGCATGGCGTGGAACGCACGATACAAATAAGACGAGCCATCCACCAGTAGTAAAGTTTTCATATATCAATCCAAAAATTGCGAGCGGCCGTTACGTTAAATAGCCGCAAGTTTGCGGCAAATAATTGCAATAGGTTGTTGCCAACGGTCTTTAATCGCCTACATAATAAAACATATATGACATGCTTAAAAATTGTTTGTGTGCAGATTTTTAATTTAGTGCGCTGCATTTAGTTGGCCAAAGTTTTGATAGTTCAGCTTTGGTATTTCAATTTTAGTATTTCATTCATCAAGGATTAATCGTCATGACCATAGTTAAAAAAATTCCAAAAATTACTGACCCTGATGTGCAGGGGATGCATCACACCGGCCTTGAGTCCTGGCATGCGTTTAAGATCATGTCCGAGTTTGTGGATGCCACTGAGCGCCTGAAAGAAATTACGCCTGCTGTTTCTATTTTTGGCAGTGCGCGTACCAAGCCAGACAGCCCTTATTACGAGCTGACGGTGGATATTGCCAGACGTCTTTCTGATGCCGGTTTTGCGGTGATTTCAGGCGGCGGCCCTGGCATTATGGAGGCTGCCAATAAAGGTGCATTTGCTGGCAAGTCGCCCAGCATTGGTCTAAATATTGAGCTGCCGCATGAGCAGAATGCTAATCCATATCAAGATATCAGCCAGAATTTTAAGCACTTTTTTATGCGTAAAGTCATGTTTGTAAAGTATGCGAGCGCTTATGTGGTGATGCCCGGTGGCTTTGGTACTCTAGATGAATTGATGGAGGCGATTACCTTAGTGCAAACCGGTAAAACGCTTAGGATTCCAATTATCTTGGTCTGCGAGCCATTTTGGCGCGGGTTGGTGGATTGGGTGAAAACCACGCTGGTGAATGAAGATATGATTTCCACCAGTGACCTGGATTTAATCCAGATGATTGATGACCCGGAAGAGATCGTGCAGGCTATTTTCAAACATTACGAAACCCGTGGTTTCAAGCTTTCAGCAGAAGAAGAGCGCATCCAGCTTTATTTGTAATCATATGGCCTTATGTTGGGTGGTTTTTGATAGAATAGGGCTTGTTTAGTTGATGATGTTCATGCCGTAAAGGGTGGTAATGATGATGCATAAAAGTTATAAAAATCTAAGTGCTTTATTGCTCGCAGCAATGCTGGTACCAACGCTATTGCAAGCTAGAGAGCTGCCATCCAATCTGCAGCCGCTAGAGGACATTCCACCACCTAGCATTAGTTCGGAAGATACACCGGATGAGCCTGAAGTGACTATTGTCAAAAAGAATGGCGAAACCATTGAGGAATACCGTATTGGTGGCCAGCTCTACATGATGAAGGTAACGCCTAAGCACGGTGTGCCTTATTATTTACATAGGGAAGACCAAGATGGCGCTTGGGTAAACGTAGGGCCTAATCCGCCATTATCTGTTCCTAAATGGACTATCTTTAGATTCTAATCATTCATTGACCAAGCCAAAATTAACCAAACCAAAATTAACTAAATCAGGCATGTGGATGCGAGCAGCGTTTTCATCTACATGCTTGATATAATGCCCTGCCTTTAATTATTTCCAGTTTTTAAATTATATCTATGTCTGTTTTTACCTCAGTTAGCAACCAACAACTACAAGCTTGGCTTCAGGATTACTCCATTGGTGAGCTGGTTGAGTTGAAAGGTATTTCCTCAGGCATTACCAATACCAATTATTTTGTGACTACTACGCAAGATAGATACGTGCTGACCTTGTTTGAGCACAACACGATAGATGAACTGCCTTACTTTATTGATTTAATGCATCATTTATCTACGCACGGTGTACCTTGCCCAGACCCAATCAGCAATAAAGCTGGCGTCAACTTACATATGCTCAATGGCAAGCCTGCCGTCTTAATCAGTTGCCTAAGTGGTCAGGATATTACGGCACCTACCAGCGTGCACTGCGCAGAGGTGGGTCGAGTGCTGGCGCAAATGCATTTGGCTGGAGAGTCTTTTGCTTCACAGTATTCTGAGCAGGCACATCAAAACCCGCGTGGCGCGGATTGGCGTAACCAAACCGCACAAAAAGTGATGGCGCACTTGTCAGCAGAAGACCAGCAACTGCTGACTGAAACACTGGCGTTCCAAGCCGAGCTAGACACCTCAGCCTTGCCTAAAGGCATTATCCATGCAGATTTGTTCCGCGATAACGTACTGTTCGATGGCGATAAAGTCGGTGGTTTGATCGATTTCTACTACGCATGCCATGATGTGCTGGCCTACGACTTGGCTATTGTGGCCAATGACTGGTGCGTGCAGGCAGACGGGCAGTTGGATGCTGCTAAAGTGGAGGCGTTATTGCAAGCTTATCAAGCGGTGCGTCCGTTTGCAGAGGCTGAGCTTGCGGCATGGAATGGCTTGCTGCGGATTGCGGCATTGCGTTTTTGGCTGTCACGCTTGTATGACCAGATTTATCCGCAAGCGGGTGAGTTAACGCATGCGAAAGACCCCAATCATTTTAAAAATATACTTAGATTGCGCACCGCACATGAGCTACGTGCTGCGCACGCCTAAGCAGGTAGTTAAGAGTAGGCTGATTTAAAACTAGAGGTGAAAGCATCATGGCAGAAAATCTAAATACGCAATCTCCGGCAATTAAACAAGTGCCAGCGGCAAACGCGTGGCTTTGGATAGTAAACGGCATTAATTTGTTTAGAGCTAACCCTGTGATGTGGGTAATTTTACTGCTGATTTATTTGGCTATTATGATTCCTATTTCGCTGGTGCCGATATTGGGTTCTGTGGTCAGCACTTTGTTAGCTCCGGTGTTCGCAGCAGGCATGATGTGGGGCTGCCAAGCGCTTACGCGTGACCAAGAGTTGGAAATCAATCACCTGTTTCAAGGCTTTAAGCAAAACACCTCACAGTTGGTAGCGGTGGGTGGTTTTTATATGATGAGCCTGCTGGTGATAGCGGTGTTGGTTGTGCTGATGCTGGATCGAAATGCGGTAGAGTTGATTGCGCAAGGCAAAGATCTCAGCCCTGAGCAGGCAAGCACGGTGATCTTGCCATTGTTTATTGCGATGTTTTTGTTGATGCCGGTGCTGATGGGTTACTGGTTTGCA includes:
- a CDS encoding competence/damage-inducible protein A, whose amino-acid sequence is MQNFGIYIIGDEILSGKRQDAHLNFVIQALKSRGLQLAWAHYLGDIPAQITRLLQASMQHGDIVFSFGGIGATPDDYTRQCAADAAGVTLTRHAGAVAEIEAQYGEGAYPKRVLMADLPSGAALIPNPVNRVAGFAINQHYFVPGFPQMAHPMVEWVLDTHYQHLFHQQDYTELSILVMEAGESQLIDLMNHIVAKYPELKLFSLPKLDNRRTTEVGVKGPTATANAALEEIKLAVTALNFPWTEC
- a CDS encoding YkgJ family cysteine cluster protein; amino-acid sequence: MKCRDHCGACCIAPSINSPIPGMPNGKPAGVRCVQLDEHNMCKIFGQPERPAFCGGLQPSAEMCGDTREQAITWLTHLEQVTTPALPQQ
- a CDS encoding MFS transporter; translated protein: MQKPSTTHIAFASFIGTAIEFYDFYIYAMAAALVIGQVFFPASDPATQSLNAFLTFGIAFIARPVGAIVFGHFGDKVGRKATLAASLLLMGISTLLIGLLPGYDTLGIWAPIALCILRFGQGLGLGGEWGGAALLATEHAPAGKRAWFGMFPQLGPSVGFLMATLSYLALSLWLTDAQFKAWGWRLPFIASALLVGVGLYVRFKLAETPAFASALAQHKTHAMPIKPLLSQHLRPVLLGALAMVVCYNLFYTATVFCLSYGTANLGFTRSDFLGMLCVAILFMTLATPISAKLSDIYGRKPVLLFSGALAVLAGFALSPLLESGSVVQVTLFLSLALFLMGATFAPMGAYLPEQFPVAVRYTGAGLAYQLGGILGASMAPYISQVLVTAGGLAWVGAYVSIAAAVSFIAVLLLGERRGSDLL
- a CDS encoding TIGR00730 family Rossman fold protein — protein: MTIVKKIPKITDPDVQGMHHTGLESWHAFKIMSEFVDATERLKEITPAVSIFGSARTKPDSPYYELTVDIARRLSDAGFAVISGGGPGIMEAANKGAFAGKSPSIGLNIELPHEQNANPYQDISQNFKHFFMRKVMFVKYASAYVVMPGGFGTLDELMEAITLVQTGKTLRIPIILVCEPFWRGLVDWVKTTLVNEDMISTSDLDLIQMIDDPEEIVQAIFKHYETRGFKLSAEEERIQLYL
- a CDS encoding DUF2782 domain-containing protein, which translates into the protein MMMHKSYKNLSALLLAAMLVPTLLQARELPSNLQPLEDIPPPSISSEDTPDEPEVTIVKKNGETIEEYRIGGQLYMMKVTPKHGVPYYLHREDQDGAWVNVGPNPPLSVPKWTIFRF
- the thrB gene encoding homoserine kinase; protein product: MSVFTSVSNQQLQAWLQDYSIGELVELKGISSGITNTNYFVTTTQDRYVLTLFEHNTIDELPYFIDLMHHLSTHGVPCPDPISNKAGVNLHMLNGKPAVLISCLSGQDITAPTSVHCAEVGRVLAQMHLAGESFASQYSEQAHQNPRGADWRNQTAQKVMAHLSAEDQQLLTETLAFQAELDTSALPKGIIHADLFRDNVLFDGDKVGGLIDFYYACHDVLAYDLAIVANDWCVQADGQLDAAKVEALLQAYQAVRPFAEAELAAWNGLLRIAALRFWLSRLYDQIYPQAGELTHAKDPNHFKNILRLRTAHELRAAHA
- a CDS encoding BPSS1780 family membrane protein — its product is MAENLNTQSPAIKQVPAANAWLWIVNGINLFRANPVMWVILLLIYLAIMIPISLVPILGSVVSTLLAPVFAAGMMWGCQALTRDQELEINHLFQGFKQNTSQLVAVGGFYMMSLLVIAVLVVLMLDRNAVELIAQGKDLSPEQASTVILPLFIAMFLLMPVLMGYWFAPVLAGLNQLKAVDAMKLSFVACLKNMLPFLLYGLMFMAVLMAAMWLVVSVHVIFSVVFVAIIPVMMTSLYTSYADIFGVEDTNQVDQPDQVS
- the polA gene encoding DNA polymerase I, producing the protein MKTLLLVDGSSYLYRAFHAMPDLRNSANEPVGAIQGVLNMLRRLHKDYPAEYSACVFDAKGKTFRDDIYPEYKANRASMPDDLRSQIEPLFETIRAMGWPLIIEDGVEADDVIGALAKQAEQQGIKTIISTGDKDISQLVNEQITVVNTMRDAFRKTDDVLDVAGVENKFGIPPSLIIDYLVLIGDTSDNVPGVEKVGPKTAVKWLKEYGTLDNIVANADSIKGVVGENLRKALPWLPTARELITIRCDVGIREHFDELVQQAPDKAKLAALFDHFEFRSWKRELDNMPDAVSQPSVELAPAGTSGDLFGSPATAPQTNAGAVSTPKAEPKTTNHHYTPNISRQYETILSEAVLDTWLAKLNQAELICFDTETTSLDPLTAQIVGMSFSVAAGTGAYLPLTHDYFDAPSQLPLAEVLAKFKPLLENPTIKKVGQNLKYDKHVLANHGIALNGIAHDTLLQSYVLESHRGHGMDELSARHLGIEPISFEQVAGKGAKQVGFNQVTIEVAAEYAAEDADITLQLHEALSPQVLQDDKLNFIYSQVEMPSMECLFTIERNGVLIDANMLNRQSNEIGMKLMELEAKAFELAGQPFNLGSPKQLQEILFGKLGIKPIKKTPSGAPSTDEDVLQELALDYPLPKVLLEYRGLAKLKSTYTDKLPKMINAHTGRVHTNYNQAVAITGRLASSDPNLQNIPVRTAEGRRIREAFIAPPGSHIVSADYSQIELRIMAHLSKDAGMLQAFANNEDIHRATAAEIFGVERSAVDNEQRRYAKVINFGLIYGMSAFGLAQNLNIERSAAQNYIERYFARYPGVRQYMQDTRELAKEKGYVETYFGRRLWVPEINSANGMRRAGAERAAINAPMQGTAADLIKLAMIAVDKWLKDEQLNTKLIMQVHDELVLEVADSELELVKQKLPELMQSVAKLDVPLLAEVGVGSNWESAH
- the dusB gene encoding tRNA dihydrouridine synthase DusB; translation: MQIGNHILKNNLVVAPMAGVTDRPFRQLCKKMGAGLAVSEMVTSNSLLYGSEKTKRRANHEGEVNPISVQIAGADPKMMAEAAKHNVDNGAQIIDINMGCPAKKICNVMAGSALLKDEPLVAQILRAVVGAVDVPVTLKIRTGWDKQNRNAIQIAKMAEDLGVQALAMHGRTRACAYMGDAEYDTIAAVKQAIKIPLIANGDITTPEKAKFVLDYTGADAVMIGRAAQGRPWIFREIEHYLTTGTHLLPPTVDEIHAVMLEHLHDLYEFYGDLTGMRMARKHISWYTKGLAGSAQFRHTMNTLQTIELQLQAINDFFVELKTKNERLVYIENDADDSETDASSALAA